AGCTAGTTCCTGTCCCTTCGTTTCTTGACCCAAAGTAGATAGCTCAAACTCTTGCTTCAATTCCTTAACGGCATGCCTGTCCAAAAAGGCTGCCGCAATGCTGTTAATGGGATCCACCAACTGCTCTGAAATGGTCAGAATAGCTGTCAAGCCACCGATGGTCAAGGCCCCAGAAAAGACCTGAAAACCACCGATAAAGATAATCGAAAGCGTGGTCAGATAAAAGACAAAACCGACTAAGATCTGCATGGTTACTGTCGTTCGATTGGCCTGATTGACCTTGTCATTGACTGCTTGATAGCGATCATTCAGCCCATCTAAAACTTGCTGTCTTTGGCGGCTATTTTTCACTTGCAAATAACCCAGAAAGACATCTGAAACCCTTGTATTATAGACCTGCTGACTGTCCGAAATCGCCTCCTGATTGAGCCTCCTCCGCTTTTTAAACAAATAGGGAATCACAACTGGCAAGAATGAGATCAGAATCAAGAAAATAGCGGTCAGACCATCCAAGCTAAGAAGGGCCAAACTGGCAATACCAAAGGTACAAGCCCCTTGAAAAATCGTAAAGAAAGCGTCGTAATAATCTTCTTTCACCGTCTCCAAATCATTATTGAGCTGGGAAATATAGGCCCCTGCCCCTTGCTCAACGAACTCTCTAAAAGACAAATCAAACATTTTCCCAATAAAGGTCGCTTGTAATTGGAAACCTACTTGATTGAGATAGCTGACATTGGCAATCTGACGAATGTATTCAAAGACCAGCATGACAAGGACAGTTAGCCCCATCAGTACAAAATAAGACACAAAGGCCTGTCTATCTCCAGCTGCAATAGCATCAATAATATAGCGATATTGGTACAGAAAGCCAACATTTAGCAGGGCTACTGCAAAAATACAAGATAAGGTTAGCCAAAAATTCCTCTTTTTCATTTCCCCTCCACCGTTTGATAGATTTCTAAACAAAGCAATAAAAAATCTGCATTAAACACCGTTATTATACCACAACTCCCCATGTTTGTGTATGTTTTCACATAAAGAAGAAACCAAGCCAGCTATCTGACTTGGTTTATTTTTATTCTGTCGTTTCAGTCGCAACTTTGAAAAAATCTTTGTATTTCAAAAGGTAGCCTTTTCCTGTGGATAGGTCATACTGGACCAGTTTGAGTTCTTCTGCAACTTTCACATCTCGCTCAGCCTGTCCTACTCGGTCCTTATGAAGCACTTCTGTCAAGAGCGCATAGTAAGGGCTGACCTTGTTATTGGTCGTCTCCAACATGAGAGCATTCATGTCACTAGAGTTAACTAGCTCATAATTGTATTTCTCTGTATCAAAATTGCTCCAAACGAAATAATCTGTCTTGTACTGCGCACTTGGGTCCGTCACGAAAGCAGACTCTGGATACAAACCTGGTAGGTGGTCACCGTAAAAGACGACCGTCACTTTTTTGTCTAAGGTCTTAAGCTGATCCAGAAAATCTCTGGTTGCCTG
The nucleotide sequence above comes from Streptococcus sp. 29887. Encoded proteins:
- a CDS encoding ATP-binding cassette domain-containing protein, encoding MKKRNFWLTLSCIFAVALLNVGFLYQYRYIIDAIAAGDRQAFVSYFVLMGLTVLVMLVFEYIRQIANVSYLNQVGFQLQATFIGKMFDLSFREFVEQGAGAYISQLNNDLETVKEDYYDAFFTIFQGACTFGIASLALLSLDGLTAIFLILISFLPVVIPYLFKKRRRLNQEAISDSQQVYNTRVSDVFLGYLQVKNSRQRQQVLDGLNDRYQAVNDKVNQANRTTVTMQILVGFVFYLTTLSIIFIGGFQVFSGALTIGGLTAILTISEQLVDPINSIAAAFLDRHAVKELKQEFELSTLGQETKGQELASAFQSMQLVKASYAIGEKQVFEDLTVAFERGKKYLILGESGSGKSSLALILTKNSQLQAGDIYFDQISLSDLSYQAIQDKIAYLPQEGALFHDTVLYNLTMGREVSEDRLMSLIKTMNLDSRFPSYASLREEISDDSGLSGGQKQRLLLIRALLQDKDILLLDESLSALDQETYTVIEAYLTSLADKTLIHISHRVSDEVLSRYDGVVRIGESN